The sequence TGAACGTCCTGTTGATCGGCAACGGCGCCCGGGAACACGCCTTGGCGGAGGCCATTGTCCGTTCCCGTCATCATCCCCGCCTTTACGCCTTCATGAAAAACAACAACCCCGGCATCGCCGGCCTTTGCTCCGCCACAGCAGCGGGCTCCTATGGCGATCTCGAGGACATCTGCGACAAGGCCCGCTTCTGGTCGATTGATTTTGCCGTGATCGGCCCGGAAGATCCCCTCGACAAGGGCGTGGTGGACGCACTGAGGGCCATCGGCATTCCCGCGATCGGCCCCACCCGGAGTCTCGCCCGCCTGGAGACGTCCAAGACCTTCACCCGCGACCTCCTCGCCAGGTACGGTATCCCCGGAAACCCCCGTTTTCAGAACTTCTCATCCCTGGATGGGGTGGAGCGGTTTCTGGATACGATGGAGGAAAGCGTTCTGAAGCCCGACGGCCTCACGGGGGGAAAGGGGGTCTTGGTCCAGGGCGATCACTTGAAGGACAAGGCGGAGGCCCTGGCCCTGTGCAAGGACATGCTCAGCGAACATGCCTCCCTCATGATCGAAGAAAAGCTGGAAGGGGAAGAATTTTCCCTCCAGTGCATTTCCGACGGCAAAATGGTCCTCGCCACCCCCGCCGTACAGGATCACAAGCGCCGCTTCGCCGACGACAGGGGACCCAACACGGGCGGAATGGGCTCTTACTCGGACGGCAACCACATGCTCCCCTTTCTCGAACCCGAAGACGTCGCCCAGGGTCTGGCCATCACCCGCCGCGTGGCCGACGCCCTACTCCGGGAAACGGGGGAACCCTACAGGGGCGTCATGTACGGGGGGTTCATGGCCACACGAAACGGCGTCAGGCTTCTGGAATACAACGCCCGCTTTGGCGACCCCGAGGCCATGAACATCCTGCCCCTGCTGAAGACCGACTTTGTCGATCTCTGCCGGGCCGTCATCGACGGCGCCCTGGATCGCCTCCCCGTCGAATTCGAGCGCCAGGCCACGGTCTGCAAGTACATCGTCCCGAGGGGTTACGGCCTTCCCAAGGATCATCCCGACGCCGGCTCCACGTCCGCGGAAATCGCGATCGGCGATGTCGGACCGGCCCGTCTTTATTACTCTTCAGTGGATCAGAAAATGGACGGTCTGCACATGACGACATCGCGGGCCATCGCCGTCGTGGGGATCGCCGACACCCTCGAGGCGGCTGAAAAAATCGCCGAAGACGCCGTGACGGCGGTCAGAGGTCCGGTGGCGCACCGGGCGGACATCGGCACGGCGGCCCTGATCGAAAAACGGGTAAGG is a genomic window of Deltaproteobacteria bacterium containing:
- the purD gene encoding phosphoribosylamine--glycine ligase, with translation MNVLLIGNGAREHALAEAIVRSRHHPRLYAFMKNNNPGIAGLCSATAAGSYGDLEDICDKARFWSIDFAVIGPEDPLDKGVVDALRAIGIPAIGPTRSLARLETSKTFTRDLLARYGIPGNPRFQNFSSLDGVERFLDTMEESVLKPDGLTGGKGVLVQGDHLKDKAEALALCKDMLSEHASLMIEEKLEGEEFSLQCISDGKMVLATPAVQDHKRRFADDRGPNTGGMGSYSDGNHMLPFLEPEDVAQGLAITRRVADALLRETGEPYRGVMYGGFMATRNGVRLLEYNARFGDPEAMNILPLLKTDFVDLCRAVIDGALDRLPVEFERQATVCKYIVPRGYGLPKDHPDAGSTSAEIAIGDVGPARLYYSSVDQKMDGLHMTTSRAIAVVGIADTLEAAEKIAEDAVTAVRGPVAHRADIGTAALIEKRVRHMAQIRG